The Scyliorhinus canicula chromosome 17, sScyCan1.1, whole genome shotgun sequence DNA window agagaattctcagggacaggatttatacccatttggaaacaaatggactcattagctagagcatagttttgtgaaggggcggtcgtgcctcactaacttgagttttttgagaagttgACGAAAATAATCATCTTTGGGGAGGACGGtgaatgttgtttacatggactttgacaaggtgccgcatggcagactggtacaaaaggtgaagtcacaggggACTAGAAGttaggtggtaagatggatatagaactggctcagtcacagaaggcaaagagtatcagtagaagtgtgtttttctgaatggaaggttgtgactagtggtgtaccatagggatcggtgctggggcctatgTTGTTcatagtgtacataaacgatgtGGAGGAAAATGTACCTGGTCTGATAAGTAAgctcacggatgacaccaaggttgatggagtggcagatagtgttgaggattgtcagaggatacagcaggacataggtaggttggagacttgggcagagaaatggcaaatggactttaatccggacaaatgtgaggtaatgcattttggtatgtCAAACATCGAGGGGAAATCGAagggtaaatggcaaaactcttagaaatatagaaagCCGGAGAGATCTGGACATGCAAGTCCACAGACCTTTGAAAGTGGCAATAaaagtggacaagatagtcatGAAAGcaaacagaatgcttgccttcattggaaggaacatcgagtataaaaactggtaagtcatactacaattgtatagaaccttggtgaggctGCCCTTGGAATATTGTActgaatgttgcctggtctggagggtgatagctatgcagagaggctgaatagatttggactgttttcattagaaagatggaggttgaggggtgatctgatcgaggtctacaagattatgaggggcatggataggcactctttcccagggtggagggtccagtcaccaggggacataggtttaaggtccgtggagcaaagtttagaggagatgtgcgaggcaggttttttatgccgagggtggtgagtgcctggaacttgtTGCCAGAGAAGGTTgcagaagcagatacattaacaacgCTCAAaagtcatcttgacaaatacatggataggatgggtgtagagggatacggcacaaggaggttctgagggttttggccaagattggtatcatgactggtacaggcatGGAGAGTTGAGGGGCCGTTCCTGTGCTGTCTTGTTCCTTTGCTACAACTACAAGTTCACAAACATAGTTTAGACTATTAATATTTATCTAACTTCTCGTagtgcacttagaacatagaacagtacagcacagaacaggcccttcggccctcgatgttgtgccgagaaatgatcaccgtactcaaactcacgtatccaccctatacccgtaacccaacaactcccccttaaccttactttttaggacactacgggcaatttagcatggccaatccacctaacccgcacatctttggactgtgggaggaaaccggagcacccggaggaaactcacgcacacacggggaggacgtgcagactccgcacagacagtgacccagccgggaaccgaacctgggaccctggagctgtgaagcattgatgctaaccactatgctaccgtgctgccgtgcttgTTGAGGATTTCACTACCCAAACACACTTGCCCAGGCACAAGGGAGAATCAGACTCCATCTTCAAACTGGAGTCATGAGGCTTCATTCTTTGAGATTTCACTGATGAAATCTCTTTGTCTCTCCTTCTTATTCTGATCTCACTAGCACTGATCTAATGCCTCCATTCAAAACCCTCGTCCAGGTTTTGGTTTTGGTTGAGTGTGAAGTGATGACACATGTTACTTGTGTAAAGTCAAAATTACTTCCACACATATGGATACTGACTGAGAGTGTAGTTAAGGTGGCTTCAGTTGAGACTTTCAAAAGGGTTTTGAGTAAGCAGCTGAAGTGAGAAAAGTTTcaagtggggagtggagctggttgAATTGCTCTTGTGGAGATTCTGCATGACATGAGGGATAGAATGACCTGCACCGTAACCAGTCTGGGATTCTATGGCTTTCCCAATCTCCCGGCATTCCAAAGCAATtctcaaccaatgaagtacttttaaagtgtatTCATAGTTTTAATACAACAGCCATATTGTATACAACAGTttcgcacaaacagcaatgcaacgAGAAGCAGATCGTCTCTGTTCATGGTGTtgattgaagaataaatattgccAGGACACCCGGAGAATACTCCTGCTCTTCTGCAAAGTAGTGCTTGAAGGTCTTTTTACATCCATCTTTGGAGGACAGACATTGTATCATTTAATGTCTCAGCTCTTCAATACTGCCCTGGCGTGTCAACTACTATATCTGTACTGAAATCctagagtgggaattgaacccataacTTCTTGACTCAGGGATAAGAATGCTGCCAGCGGAGTCACACTATGATTGAGCTTATTGATAGTAAACATACCACTGGCCCCATGGTGGAGAGGAAGTTGGATAGAATCTAAGACTGGATTGAGTTCTGGTGGTGGAAGGTATTTAGTTCTTTTCATTTAaagagttttacaaaaagagtAAAGGGATATTTCCCCACATtctttaactgctctctgaacttgGTTTGTGTCACCACATAAATATATGTGTTTGTGCAACAACTGAGGAGCTGGAGCATGAACCCCAGTTCTTGTACAAAATCAGGTAAACGGACAAACACAACCCCAAAATCCCACATTCGTGACCATATTGAATTCACCACAAACACTGACCATAAAAATATGAAATTCCCTGAGATAACAAATAGTAGaatgatggatttccttcggATCTCCATCTCTGGATCACCGGGATTCTCTCCACTGCTGTGAGCCCGGAGCCTCTTGCGGGACTTGTTGGCCATTAAAATGTGTCTGATGGTTAAAACATTGAGCAGAAGAATCAGCAAAAATGGAACCGCTGGTGTTACAATATAATGAAGCAGCTCAATTACTGCCCAGCCCAGTGACTGCCCAACATTGATCGTTACATAACAAAACCAGGGAAAATTCTGAAGCCTATATTCACCTGCATATGCAAAAAACCAGGTGATATTCTTTAAACAACTCaacatggtcactgttcccagaaccacgGCTGCGGATTTCTGGgtgcaatattttattttcagCTTCTGGCAACAAATGGTCACAAATCTATCAAAGGTGAAAGAgacagtgaaccagacagaacagtcagtggttGCAAAAATCAGGACAGCATGAACGTTACACAGAGGGATAGAATATA harbors:
- the LOC119952332 gene encoding probable G-protein coupled receptor 139; amino-acid sequence: MACNQSIMDWNATQKDKSFSWEFDYLSMYYDRLPLTHRIKLALLIIQKVYYPLLAFVGVPANLVTIVILSRENCGLSKCVTCYLVAMAVADLLVVILDLILRHIPIVYWYQFTFIYSIPLCNVHAVLIFATTDCSVWFTVSFTFDRFVTICCQKLKIKYCTQKSAAVVLGTVTMLSCLKNITWFFAYAGEYRLQNFPWFCYVTINVGQSLGWAVIELLHYIVTPAVPFLLILLLNVLTIRHILMANKSRKRLRAHSSGENPGDPEMEIRRKSIILLFVISGNFIFLWSVFVVNSIWSRMWDFGVVFVRLPDFVQELGFMLQLLSCCTNTYIYVVTQTKFREQLKNVGKYPFTLFVKLFK